One genomic window of Medicago truncatula cultivar Jemalong A17 chromosome 1, MtrunA17r5.0-ANR, whole genome shotgun sequence includes the following:
- the LOC112417295 gene encoding uncharacterized protein produces the protein MDKKWMFADRFSEEYENGVEEFVKFAVKHATDRDRIICPCLDCCYGGRGNGDVLQNHLLANGIDRSYTCWKMHGEMSNNNVDFQNNETSESNEFDTNTFDYDRVDEMVDVVEEDLRDCPKMFERLVSDSEKPLYDGCIKFTRMSAVLKLYNLKARNGWSDKSFTDLLTLMKDMLPQDNVLPDRNYEAKKMLCSIGMSYERIHACPNDCILFRNEYASLNECPKCNVSRYKKQFIPAKVVWYLPIIPRFRRMFSSEVDAKHLTWHKYDRIRDGKFRHPADSPQWAKIDHDYPDFGKEARNLRLALSTDGMNPHGFQSIPNTVWPVILVIYNLPPWLCMKRKFMMLSMLISGPNQPGNDIDVYLAPLIDDLKYLWETGVEVYDRYKKENFNLRAMLFGTINDFPAYGNLSGYSVKGKKACPICEEKTDTLRLHNCQKNIFLGHRRFLHSNHRYRGWRKAFNGKPEKGVAPVALTGDQLFEKVKDMSNKFGKPFAKDLVKSGWKKKSIFFELPYWKSLYVRHFLDAMHIEKNVFDCIIGTLLNVLGKSKDSINARLDLVDMGIRTELAPVEDGKRTLLL, from the coding sequence ATGGATAAAAAATGGATGTTTGCGGACCGATTTTCAGAGGAATATGAAAATGGAGTAGAAGAGTTTGTTAAGTTTGCTGTTAAACATGCCACTGACCGCGATCGAATCATTTGTCCTTGCTTGGATTGTTGTTATGGAGGAAGGGGTAATGGGGATGTGTTGCAAAATCATTTACTGGCGAACGGAATTGATCGAAGCTACACATGTTGGAAAATGCATGGTGAAATGAGTAACAACAACGTagattttcaaaataatgagACATCTGAATCAAATGAATTTGACACAAATACATTTGACTATGATCGAGTTGACGAAATGGTAGATGTAGTTGAAGAAGATCTTCGGGATTGTCCTAAAATGTTTGAGAGATTGGTTAGTGATTCAGAGAAACCGTTATATGATGGTTGCATCAAATTCACAAGAATGTCTGCAGTATTGAAGTTGTACAATTTAAAAGCGAGAAATGGATGGTCTGATAAAAGCTTCACAGACTTGTTAACCCTTATGAAAGATATGCTGCCACAGGATAATGTTCTTCCCGATAGAAACTATGAAGCCAAAAAAATGTTGTGCTCGATTGGCATGAGTTATGAAAGGATTCACGCTTGTCCTAACGATTGCATTTTGTTTCGAAATGAATATGCATCATTAAATGAGTGTCCTAAATGTAATGTCTCTCGatataagaaacaatttattCCAGCTAAAGTCGTATGGTATCTTCCTATAATACCGAGATTCAGGCGCATGTTTAGTAGTGAAGTTGATGCAAAACATTTGACATGGCACAAATATGATAGAATTAGAGATGGGAAGTTTCGACACCCTGCAGATTCGCCACAGTGGGCTAAAATTGATCATGATTATCCTGATTTTGGAAAAGAAGCAAGAAATCTACGTTTGGCACTGTCTACTGATGGAATGAACCCACATGGTTTTCAAAGTATCCCAAACACCGTATGGCctgtgattttggtgatttataaCTTGCCTCCATGGCTATGTATGAAGCGTAAGttcatgatgttgtctatgttaATTTCTGGGCCTAATCAACCAGGGAATGATATAGACGTGTACTTGGCacctttaattgatgatttgaagtaTTTGTGGGAGACAGGAGTGGAGGTTTATGATAGATATAAGaaagaaaacttcaatttgAGGGCGATGTTGTTTGGCACCATTAATGATTTCCCAGCATATGGCAATCTATCAGGATATAGTGTTAAAGGTAAGAAAGCGTGTCCTATTTGTGAAGAGAAGACTGATACGCTGCGGTTGCATAATTGTCAGAAGAATATCTTTCTCGGTCATCGTAGATTCTTGCATTCTAATCATCGCTACCGTGGGTGGAGAAAAGCATTCAATGGAAAACCAGAAAAAGGTGTAGCTCCAGTTGCATTGACGGGTGATCAACTATTTGAAAAGGTGAAGGATATGAGCAATAAATTTGGCAAACCTTTTGCAAAAGATCTTGTTAAAAGCGGGTGGAAGAAGAAGTCAATTTTCTTTGAACTCCCATATTGGAAGTCATTGTATGTAAGACATTTCCTTGATGCGATGCATATTGAAAAAAACGTATTTGATTGCATTATTGGTACGCTACTAAATGTACTTGGAAAGTCGAAGGATAGCATTAATGCGAGGTTGGACTTAGTCGATATGGGAATTAGAACTGAATTGGCACCCGTGGAAGATGGAAAGCGCACATTAttgctgtaa